A stretch of the Synechocystis sp. PCC 7338 genome encodes the following:
- the rsmD gene encoding 16S rRNA (guanine(966)-N(2))-methyltransferase RsmD, protein MRIYGNRLLKTLPGQQTRPTTGKVRLALFNIWRGEIQHCHWLDICAGNGTLGAEALCRGADKVVAIEQSAKVCTIIKENWQKLAQPEQQWSVLRGDVLKLLPTLAGQTFDRIYLDPPYASGLYNPVLTLVGELQLLSSTGEIAVEYDRRHWQPPEQIAGLELMRQKKYGLSNLAFYWREQGEVLPI, encoded by the coding sequence ATGCGTATTTATGGCAATCGCCTCCTGAAAACCCTACCGGGGCAACAGACCAGACCCACCACAGGTAAAGTCCGGCTGGCATTGTTCAATATTTGGCGGGGAGAAATTCAGCACTGCCACTGGTTGGACATCTGTGCGGGCAATGGCACCCTGGGGGCGGAGGCCCTCTGTCGGGGCGCGGATAAAGTAGTGGCGATCGAGCAGTCCGCTAAAGTTTGCACCATCATCAAAGAAAATTGGCAAAAACTAGCCCAGCCTGAGCAACAATGGTCAGTTTTGCGGGGAGATGTGCTGAAATTGCTCCCAACCCTGGCAGGACAAACTTTTGACCGCATTTATCTTGATCCCCCCTATGCCAGTGGCCTGTACAACCCCGTTTTGACCCTAGTGGGGGAGTTGCAACTCCTCAGCTCCACTGGGGAAATAGCGGTGGAATATGACCGACGCCATTGGCAACCACCGGAGCAGATTGCTGGGTTGGAGTTGATGCGCCAGAAAAAATATGGTTTGAGTAATTTGGCCTTTTATTGGCGGGAGCAAGGGGAAGTTTTGCCGATATAG
- a CDS encoding SDR family oxidoreductase, whose protein sequence is MNLLNKTALVTGASRGIGRAIAEELAKQGLEKIILVARNHTSLQTLAGELEQRHPGLEAIALPLDLTQPVAVNTAIARTWRDHGPIHLLVNCAGVAHQNPFLHSRFPDVYQEISLNLMGLYCVTRCVARRMVSQKEGTIVNVSSLMGKVAAPSMATYSATKFAILGFSQALRGELARHNIAVVTLLPTLTDTDMAKGLQKFRWVRAMTAGRVAQSLVKGLKQNRSEILVGWQSHLAVWCQRFAPQLLERVLLLATPQSV, encoded by the coding sequence ATGAATTTACTCAACAAAACCGCTTTAGTGACCGGAGCTTCCCGGGGCATCGGCCGGGCGATCGCCGAAGAATTAGCCAAACAAGGTCTAGAAAAAATTATCCTTGTGGCCCGCAACCACACCAGTCTGCAAACATTGGCTGGTGAGCTCGAACAACGACATCCCGGATTAGAGGCCATTGCCTTGCCTCTAGACCTGACCCAACCCGTGGCCGTTAACACGGCGATCGCCAGAACCTGGCGGGATCATGGTCCCATTCATTTACTGGTGAACTGTGCCGGAGTAGCCCATCAAAATCCCTTTCTCCATAGCCGCTTCCCGGACGTTTACCAAGAAATTTCCCTTAACTTGATGGGGTTATATTGCGTCACCCGTTGCGTGGCCCGGCGCATGGTCTCCCAAAAAGAAGGCACCATTGTCAATGTTTCTAGTTTGATGGGCAAAGTGGCGGCCCCCAGCATGGCTACCTATTCCGCCACCAAGTTTGCCATTCTGGGCTTTAGCCAAGCTCTGCGGGGGGAACTGGCCCGCCATAACATCGCGGTGGTTACCCTTTTACCCACCCTCACCGATACGGATATGGCCAAGGGTCTGCAAAAATTCCGCTGGGTTAGAGCCATGACCGCTGGCCGGGTGGCCCAGTCCCTTGTTAAAGGTTTAAAACAAAACCGTAGTGAAATCTTGGTGGGTTGGCAGAGTCATCTGGCAGTGTGGTGCCAACGCTTTGCTCCCCAATTATTGGAGCGGGTACTGCTGTTGGCTACCCCCCAATCGGTTTGA
- the gloA gene encoding lactoylglutathione lyase: MFLLHTMIRVGDLDKSLQFYCDILGMNLLRKKDYPSGEFTLAFVGYGKESDNAVIELTHNWGTDKYNLGNGFGHIALGVEDIYGTCDKIRAKGGKVVREPGPMKHGTTVIAFVEDPDGYKIELIQTSSKKD; the protein is encoded by the coding sequence ATGTTCTTACTACACACCATGATTCGGGTGGGAGATTTAGACAAATCCCTCCAATTTTACTGTGACATTCTAGGGATGAATTTACTGCGCAAAAAAGACTACCCCAGTGGGGAATTTACCCTCGCCTTTGTGGGTTATGGCAAGGAATCGGATAATGCGGTGATTGAGTTGACCCATAACTGGGGCACCGATAAATACAATTTGGGTAATGGTTTTGGCCACATTGCCCTGGGGGTGGAAGACATCTATGGCACCTGCGACAAAATCAGAGCCAAGGGGGGTAAAGTAGTGCGGGAACCGGGGCCAATGAAGCACGGCACCACTGTCATTGCGTTTGTGGAAGATCCAGACGGCTACAAAATTGAATTGATCCAGACTTCCTCAAAGAAGGATTAG
- a CDS encoding CHAT domain-containing protein: MNKSNKFPFPLGQWGRFAAGVFLGLFLLVGFAPWVKAQVNFSAPILISLQPSNALNIQQVNELTTDLEGKWAGIYEDYFREDFSSLGLTTEEIGRKLASLQQQTGQKAAIFWINPQEKGVSICLLTGDRPPVGVKVLNTAEQNLLATVQMFSLQVSDPRNQDYRVTGKKLYDWLIAPVADELKANAIDTLIFCVGPKLRSLPFAALYDGEQFLAEKYAITRIPGFNLTEWSPTDLSQANILAMGSSEFSDAEPLPGVALEIANITPQPWPGVAMLNQKFTVKNLQAARQEQPFALVHLATHAEFNAGSPADSYIQFVNSRLNLKEIRNLQWQDPPVDLLVLSACTTALGNTQAELGFVGLALQSGVKSALGSLWRVSDLGTMALMSEFYWQLKANSFKAKALQEAQIKMINGEIALNGGELQVSRGAIAVEDELLTLRNPELSHPYYWASFSLIGNPF, translated from the coding sequence GTGAATAAATCAAATAAATTCCCATTTCCCCTTGGCCAATGGGGACGTTTCGCCGCAGGAGTCTTCCTGGGACTATTTCTCCTGGTAGGATTCGCCCCTTGGGTAAAAGCCCAGGTAAATTTTTCGGCCCCGATTTTGATTAGTTTGCAACCCAGTAACGCTCTAAACATCCAACAGGTCAATGAGCTAACTACCGATCTAGAAGGTAAATGGGCTGGTATTTACGAAGATTATTTTCGGGAAGATTTCTCGAGCCTGGGTTTAACCACGGAGGAAATTGGGCGAAAATTAGCTTCCCTACAGCAACAAACTGGACAAAAAGCGGCTATTTTTTGGATTAATCCCCAAGAAAAAGGGGTTTCCATTTGTTTATTAACTGGTGATCGCCCACCGGTGGGGGTGAAGGTGCTCAACACGGCAGAACAAAATCTGTTGGCCACCGTGCAAATGTTTTCTCTGCAAGTGAGTGATCCCCGCAACCAAGATTATCGGGTCACCGGCAAAAAGTTATATGACTGGTTGATTGCCCCTGTGGCGGATGAATTAAAAGCCAATGCCATTGACACCCTGATTTTTTGCGTCGGCCCCAAGCTCCGTTCCCTCCCCTTTGCCGCCCTCTACGATGGAGAACAGTTTTTAGCCGAAAAATATGCCATCACCCGCATTCCCGGCTTCAACCTCACGGAATGGAGCCCCACCGACCTCAGCCAGGCCAACATTCTTGCCATGGGATCTTCGGAATTTAGTGACGCGGAACCCCTACCGGGGGTGGCTTTGGAGATTGCGAACATCACCCCCCAACCCTGGCCTGGGGTTGCCATGCTAAACCAAAAATTCACCGTCAAAAATTTGCAAGCGGCCCGCCAAGAACAGCCCTTTGCCTTGGTCCATCTTGCCACCCACGCAGAATTTAATGCCGGTTCCCCCGCCGACTCCTACATTCAATTTGTGAACAGTCGTTTGAACCTCAAGGAGATTAGGAATTTGCAATGGCAGGATCCCCCCGTTGATCTTTTAGTGCTTAGCGCCTGCACCACGGCCCTGGGTAATACTCAAGCAGAATTGGGCTTTGTGGGCTTAGCTTTGCAATCGGGGGTCAAATCAGCCCTGGGGAGCTTATGGCGGGTGAGTGACCTGGGTACCATGGCGTTAATGAGTGAATTTTACTGGCAGTTGAAGGCCAATTCCTTCAAGGCCAAAGCCCTGCAAGAAGCCCAAATTAAGATGATTAACGGGGAAATTGCTCTCAATGGGGGAGAACTACAGGTTTCCCGGGGGGCAATCGCCGTGGAGGATGAATTATTAACGTTGAGAAATCCCGAACTCTCCCATCCCTACTATTGGGCCAGCTTTTCTCTGATTGGCAATCCCTTTTAG
- the tmk gene encoding dTMP kinase — MAALFIVLEGIDGSGKTTQGDLLLAHFQRQGMAAVLSPEPTNGPVGRLIRQALQGDLFTYNDAQQFEAQMGYLFAADRHYHLYNPGDGVESQLARQCHVITTRYYFSSLAYNCHTESDWEFVQRLNQSFPHPDCVIYLDLPVDLALQRLGNRLQRSDQTARECYEQREKLTSVHRNYGRIFAHYPGQCCRLDASLSMEQIHQAIVTKVEEML, encoded by the coding sequence ATGGCGGCATTATTTATTGTCCTAGAAGGCATTGACGGATCCGGGAAAACTACCCAAGGCGATCTCCTGTTGGCCCATTTCCAACGTCAAGGCATGGCGGCCGTGCTCAGCCCCGAACCCACCAACGGCCCTGTGGGTCGCTTAATTCGTCAAGCTTTACAGGGGGATCTGTTTACCTACAATGATGCCCAACAATTTGAAGCCCAAATGGGTTATTTATTCGCGGCTGATCGCCATTATCATCTCTACAATCCAGGGGATGGGGTAGAGTCCCAATTGGCCCGGCAATGCCATGTAATTACCACCCGTTACTACTTTTCTTCCCTCGCCTATAATTGTCACACAGAGTCAGATTGGGAATTTGTCCAACGCTTAAATCAATCCTTTCCCCACCCTGACTGTGTAATTTACCTAGACCTACCGGTGGATTTGGCCCTACAACGCCTTGGCAATCGCCTGCAACGGAGTGACCAAACTGCAAGGGAGTGCTATGAACAGAGGGAAAAGCTGACCAGTGTGCATCGTAATTACGGCAGAATTTTTGCCCATTACCCCGGTCAATGCTGTCGTCTGGATGCTAGCTTGTCGATGGAACAAATACACCAGGCTATTGTCACTAAAGTTGAGGAAATGTTGTGA
- a CDS encoding acylase, translated as MLVQIRGKLRRGLGLVLLFVLALGLGIGNPVWANNKTEIFWDSWGVPHIFAANETKLMEGFGWAQAQGHGDLLLTLYGEARGKGAEYWGIDYLDNDQYVHTMNIPRRSAVWLDAQTPAMRRDLESFAQGINNYFQQHPDFSQPSLRRVLPITAQDVVAHVQRLLLFEFVTSPQAIASLAGQIPASNVPIASNAWAIAPKQSESGHGLLLINPHLPWGGRFRLTEAQLVAPGLDLTGAAFVGTPVPAMGFNNNLGWSLTVNYPHNVGKYALTLTEGGYEWDGEVKSFDRHSHQINILQGNGSYQTLQWETLGSAAGMVVAQRGGKAYTLQIPGLDRSGAISQFLRMGKAQNLEQFEGAWQEQQIPMFNVLYGDRQGNIFYLYNTLTPIREGSWQDWDRLQPINSSTDLNPGYYSYEQLPKLTNPKSGWLQNSNDPPWTSTFPPELDPADYPPNLAAPDLSFAPALLRTQRSIKLLENTPPLTFEQFKQKALNSQMELGDRIVPLLVSAAKALANPIGIEAAEVLQAWDKQAKPDSRGAVLFMLWALTIGADKVLGGTWDPSDPLHTPSGMADINKFMAVLEGVAAQVKFLYDDLAISWGEVVQMQAGNFTSPANGAPSNLGSFRVLTLGTIANQRFQALAGDSYLSLVEFADRPRGQSILVYGNASQPDSPHNGDQLSLYSQNQLRPVWRSPREIKAHLERMETL; from the coding sequence ATGCTGGTGCAAATAAGGGGTAAATTACGGCGGGGTTTAGGACTGGTGTTGCTATTTGTGCTGGCACTGGGGTTGGGCATTGGTAACCCTGTCTGGGCCAATAACAAAACAGAAATTTTTTGGGATAGCTGGGGAGTACCCCATATTTTTGCGGCCAATGAAACCAAGTTAATGGAAGGTTTCGGTTGGGCCCAGGCCCAGGGCCACGGGGATTTACTCCTGACCCTGTACGGGGAAGCGAGGGGTAAAGGGGCGGAATATTGGGGCATCGATTACCTAGATAATGATCAGTATGTGCACACGATGAATATCCCCCGACGATCGGCAGTGTGGTTAGATGCCCAAACCCCTGCCATGCGCCGTGACCTAGAAAGTTTTGCCCAGGGTATTAATAACTATTTCCAACAACACCCGGATTTTAGTCAGCCCAGTTTGCGCCGAGTACTGCCCATTACCGCCCAGGATGTGGTGGCCCATGTGCAGAGGTTATTGCTGTTTGAATTTGTGACTAGTCCCCAAGCCATTGCTAGCCTAGCGGGCCAAATACCCGCCAGTAATGTGCCCATTGCCTCCAATGCCTGGGCGATCGCCCCCAAACAAAGTGAATCAGGCCATGGCTTGTTACTGATTAATCCCCATTTACCTTGGGGGGGACGGTTCCGTCTCACGGAGGCCCAATTGGTGGCCCCTGGTCTGGATTTAACTGGGGCGGCCTTTGTGGGAACTCCTGTGCCGGCCATGGGTTTTAACAATAATCTGGGCTGGAGCTTGACGGTCAATTACCCCCATAACGTCGGCAAATATGCCCTCACTTTGACAGAAGGGGGCTATGAATGGGACGGGGAAGTTAAATCCTTTGATCGCCATAGTCACCAAATCAATATTCTCCAGGGCAATGGTAGTTACCAAACCCTGCAATGGGAAACCCTAGGCAGTGCGGCGGGTATGGTGGTGGCCCAACGGGGAGGTAAGGCTTACACTCTACAAATTCCTGGTTTGGATCGCAGTGGTGCCATCAGCCAATTTTTGCGCATGGGTAAAGCCCAAAACCTAGAGCAGTTTGAAGGGGCTTGGCAAGAGCAGCAAATTCCCATGTTCAATGTGCTCTACGGCGATCGCCAGGGTAATATTTTTTATCTTTACAATACATTGACCCCCATCAGGGAAGGCAGTTGGCAAGATTGGGACCGTCTGCAACCGATTAACAGCAGTACGGATTTAAACCCTGGTTACTACAGTTATGAACAATTGCCCAAGCTGACTAACCCCAAGAGTGGTTGGCTGCAAAACAGTAACGATCCCCCCTGGACCAGTACCTTTCCCCCGGAGTTAGATCCAGCGGATTATCCCCCTAATCTGGCCGCTCCGGACTTGAGTTTTGCCCCAGCTTTGTTGCGGACCCAACGCTCCATTAAACTACTAGAAAATACACCGCCCTTGACCTTTGAGCAATTTAAGCAAAAGGCCCTCAACAGTCAGATGGAATTGGGCGATCGCATTGTGCCTTTGTTGGTGTCGGCGGCCAAAGCCTTAGCTAATCCCATTGGCATTGAAGCGGCGGAGGTACTCCAGGCTTGGGACAAACAGGCCAAGCCAGACAGTCGGGGGGCGGTATTGTTTATGCTCTGGGCCCTGACCATTGGGGCCGATAAAGTACTGGGGGGAACTTGGGACCCAAGCGATCCCCTCCATACCCCCAGCGGTATGGCGGACATTAATAAATTTATGGCAGTGCTAGAAGGGGTGGCGGCCCAGGTGAAGTTTCTCTACGATGACTTGGCTATCAGTTGGGGAGAAGTGGTGCAAATGCAGGCAGGAAACTTTACCTCCCCGGCCAATGGGGCTCCCAGTAACCTAGGAAGTTTTCGGGTGTTGACCCTGGGCACCATTGCCAACCAACGATTCCAGGCCTTGGCCGGGGACAGTTACCTGAGCCTAGTGGAATTTGCCGATCGCCCTAGGGGCCAGAGCATTTTGGTCTATGGCAATGCTAGCCAGCCCGATTCCCCCCATAACGGCGACCAATTATCCCTGTATAGTCAGAATCAACTGCGCCCAGTCTGGCGATCGCCAAGGGAGATTAAAGCCCACTTGGAAAGAATGGAAACACTTTAG
- a CDS encoding DUF1257 domain-containing protein, with protein MSHFSTLRTKITNAEVLTSSLNDLGITTKTEADVRGYNGQRIRADIVAVLDGDYDLGWSRNSDGSFDLIADLWGVAKKHNQTELINSINQKYAVNQTLAEVKQRGLQNANVKLVVH; from the coding sequence ATGTCTCATTTCAGCACTCTCCGTACTAAGATCACGAACGCTGAAGTTTTAACATCTTCCCTTAATGACCTCGGTATCACCACCAAAACCGAAGCTGATGTGCGGGGCTACAACGGCCAACGCATCCGGGCTGACATTGTGGCCGTTTTAGATGGTGATTACGATTTAGGTTGGTCCCGCAACAGTGATGGTTCCTTCGACTTGATCGCTGATCTTTGGGGTGTAGCCAAAAAACATAATCAAACTGAGTTGATCAATTCCATCAACCAAAAGTACGCCGTTAATCAAACCTTGGCTGAAGTAAAACAACGGGGCTTACAAAATGCCAATGTGAAGCTAGTCGTCCACTAA